A genomic stretch from Leptospira licerasiae serovar Varillal str. VAR 010 includes:
- a CDS encoding DNA-binding domain-containing protein: protein MNPEEFRELFSSVLLGKEEDPLLTDQILPGGKLDIRSAISVYQNAYSARFTEALGEKYETVWKILGDEDFFGTAKSFIQKNASYSYNISNYGENFPNFLKENFPEHPVLAEIANFELHVFKIFHLGKNDGAAPQNGLLQREAEDLKVTFHSSVLFLEYSYPVYDLWKTEDPNDLPRFLEKRKQYLVLGKKGSDLFVSEIGEWDWSFGKSLYEGKSILASLEISGNPPKGLGSISEFLSGMTRNGLVVQVSS, encoded by the coding sequence ATGAACCCGGAAGAATTCAGAGAACTTTTTTCGAGCGTCTTATTAGGAAAAGAAGAAGATCCGCTATTGACGGACCAAATACTTCCTGGTGGAAAATTGGATATTAGATCCGCAATTTCCGTTTATCAAAACGCTTATAGCGCTAGATTTACGGAAGCATTGGGAGAAAAATACGAAACAGTCTGGAAAATTTTAGGGGACGAGGACTTTTTTGGAACGGCAAAGAGTTTTATTCAAAAGAATGCATCATATTCTTATAATATATCTAATTATGGAGAGAATTTTCCAAACTTCTTGAAAGAGAATTTTCCGGAACATCCGGTATTAGCGGAAATTGCAAATTTCGAACTTCATGTTTTTAAAATATTCCACCTTGGTAAAAATGATGGGGCCGCCCCGCAAAACGGCTTACTTCAAAGAGAAGCGGAAGATCTAAAGGTTACTTTTCATTCTTCCGTTCTGTTTTTAGAATATTCTTATCCGGTTTATGATCTCTGGAAAACGGAAGATCCGAACGATCTTCCCCGATTTTTAGAAAAACGAAAACAATATTTGGTCCTTGGAAAAAAAGGATCTGATTTATTTGTCTCGGAGATTGGAGAATGGGATTGGTCCTTCGGTAAAAGTTTGTACGAAGGAAAAAGTATCTTAGCATCTTTAGAGATTTCGGGAAATCCCCCGAAAGGACTCGGATCTATTTCCGAATTCCTCTCGGGGATGACCAGAAACGGTTTGGTCGTCCAGGTTAGCTCTTGA